A stretch of DNA from Limnohabitans sp. MORI2:
GAGTACGAGCACATCTCTGAAGGCGACATCGTCAAATGTACAGGTCGCATTTTGGAAGTGCCAGTCGGCCCTGAACTCATTGGCCGCGTGGTGAACGCGTTGGGTCAGCCTATCGACGGCAAAGGCCCAATCAACGCCAAGATGACCGACGTGATCGAAAAGGTTGCGCCTGGCGTTATCGCTCGCGAATCTGTGAGCCAACCCATGCAAACGGGTTTGAAGTCTGTTGACTCCATGGTGCCCGTCGGCCGTGGTCAACGTGAGTTGATCATTGGTGACCGTCAAACAGGTAAAACCGCTGTTGCGATCGACGCCATCATCAACCAAAAAGGTCAAAACATGACTTGCGTTTACGTCGCGATTGGCCAAAAAGCCTCGTCGATCAAAAACGTGGTGCGTGCTTTGGAGCAAGCTGGTGCGATGGAATACACCATTGTGGTGGCCGCTTCTGCCTCTGAATCTGCAGCGATGCAATACGTGTCAGCCTACTCAGGTTGCACGATGGGCGAATACTTCCGCGACCGTGGCGAAGACGCCTTGATCGTGTATGACGATTTGTCTAAGCAAGCTGTGGCTTACCGCCAAGTGTCTTTGCTGTTGCGTCGCCCACCAGGCCGCGAAGCTTACCCTGGCGACGTGTTCTATCTCCACAGCCGTTTGTTGGAGCGTGCCGCTCGCGTGAACGCCGACTACGTTGAAGCCTTCACCAAAGGCGCTGTCAAAGGCAAGACTGGTTCACTGACTGCTTTGCCAATCATTGAAACCCAAGCTGGTGACGTGTCTGCATTCGTGCCAACCAACGTGATTTCGATCACGGATGGTCAAATCTTCTTGGAAACTTCGTTGTTCAACGCCGGTATCCGTCCCGCGATTAACGCTGGTATTTCAGTGTCTCGCGTGGGTGGTGCAGCGCAAACGAAATTGGTCAAGAACTTGTCCGGTGGTATCCGTACCGACTTGGCGCAGTACCGTGAATTGGCAGCGTTTGCTCAGTTCGCGTCTGACCTCGACGAAGCCACACGTAAACAACTCGATCGCGGTGCTCGCGTGACTGAATTGCTCAAGCAAGCTCAGTACAGCCCACAGTCCATCAGCATCATGGGTGCAACCCTGTTTGCGGTGAACAAAGGCTACATGGACGACATCGAAGTCAAACAAGTTCTGCACTTTGAATATGAAATGCATGCTTACCTCAAAGACAAGCACGCTGCTCTGTTGGCCAAACTCGAAGCCGACAAAGCCATGGACAAAGATGCCGAGGCCGAACTGACCGCAGCATTGACTGCGTTCAAGAAAACCTTCGCTTAATCCGTACCTGACACAAGGAGCCTCAAATGGCAGCAGGTAAGGAAATTCGCGGCAAGATCAAATCGGTGGAAAACACCAAGAAGATCACCAAAGCCATGGAAATGGTCGCCGCGTCTAAGATGCGTAAGGCGCAAGATCGCATGCGTGCGGCTCGCCCTTACAGCGAGAAGATTCGTCACGTTGCGGCTAACCTCGGCAAGGCCAATCCTGAGTATGTTCACCCCTTCATGGAAGTGAATCACGCCAAGGATGAAGGTTTTATCGTGGTGACCACAGACAAAGGCTTGTGCGGCGGTTTGAACACCAACGTGTTGCGTATGGTGTCCAACAAGTTGCGCGACTTGCAAACCACTGGTCACAAAGCGCAAGCTGTGGCTATTGGTAACAAGGGTTTGGGTTTCTTGAATCGCTCTGGCGTCAAGGTTGTGGCGCAAGCTACCCAATTGGGTGACACCCCCCATTTGGACAAACTCATTGGCCCAGTCAAGGTGTTGTTGGATGCGTATGTCAACGGTGAGATCAATTCGGTCCAGCTGTGCTACACGCGTTTCATCAATACCATGAAGCAAGAAGCTGTGGTTGAGCAACTTCTGCCCTTGTCGGCTGAAGTGCTGAAAACGCACGAAGTGCACAGCACTTGGGACTACATCTACGAACCGGACGCACAAACCGTCATCGACGAATTGTTGCTCCGCTACGTGGAAGCTATGGTGTATCAAGCCGTGGCTGAAAGTATGGCGTCCGAGCAATCGGCCCGTATGGTTGCGATGAAGTCTGCGACCGACAACGCTGGGAACGTGATCAACGAACTCAAACTGGTTTACAACAAGACGCGTCAAGCGGCGATTACGAAAGAACTTTCGGAAATCGTTGCAGGTGCGGCTGCTGTCTGATTTTAATTTTTGGAGCAAAAAATGGCTCAAGCCCAAGGCAAAATTGTTCAATGTATTGGCGCGGTGGTGGACGTCGAGTTCCCACGCGACCAAATGCCCAAGGTCTACGACGCGCTCAAGCTCGAAGGCACTTCACTGACTCTGGAAGTTCAGCAGCAGCTGGGTGACGGCATCGTCCGTACCATCGCGTTGGGTTCTTCTGACGGTCTGCGTCGTGGTTTGATGGTGACTAACACTGCTGCCGGTATCACCGTGCCAGTGGGTAAAGCCACTCTCGGCCGCATCATGGACGTGTTGGGTAACCCCATCGACGAACGTGGTCCTGTTGACCAAGCCCAAACCGCTTCTATCCACCGTAAGGCCCCTGCCTATGACGAACTCAGCCCTTCGCAAGAATTGCTCGAGACCGGCATCAAGGTGATCGACTTGGTCTGTCCTTTCGCCAAAGGCGGTAAGGTTGGCTTGTTCGGTGGTGCGGGTGTGGGTAAAACCGTGAACATGATGGAACTCATCAACAACATCGCGAAAGCACACAGCGGTTTGTCTGTGTTCGCTGGTGTGGGTGAGCGTACCCGTGAAGGTAACGACTTCTATCACGAGATGGCCGACTCTGGCGTTGTGAACTTGGAGAACTTGGGCGAGTCCAAAGTGGCCATGGTTTACGGTCAGATGAACGAGCCTCCTGGCAACCGTTTGCGCGTGGCCTTGACAGGTTTGACCATCGCTGAATCTTTCCGTGACGAAGGTCGTGACGTGTTGTTCTTCGTGGACAACATCTACCGTTACACCTTGGCCGGTACTGAAGTGTCCGCTTTGTTGGGCCGTATGCCTTCTGCTGTGGGTTACCAACCTACACTGGCCGAAGAAATGGGCCGCTTGCAAGAGCGTATTACCTCTACCAAAGTGGGTTCGATCACTTCGATCCAAGCCGTTTACGTGCCAGCTGACGACTTGACCGACCCATCTCCAGCGACCACCTTCGCTCACTTGGACTCGACCGTTGTGTTGTCTCGTGACATCGCCGCTTTGGGTATCTACCCTGCGGTTGACCCACTGGATTCCACTAGCCGTCAATTGGACCCATTGGTTGTGGGCGAAGAGCACTACTCCACAGCTCGCGCTGTGCAAGGTACGCTGCAACGCTACAAAGAATTGCGTGACATCATCGCGATTTTGGGCATGGACGAATTGGCTCCCGAAGACAAGCTGGCTGTGGCCCGCGCTCGTAAGATCCAACGTTTCTTGTCTCAGCCTTTCCACGTTGCTGAAGTGTTCACTGGTTCTCCCGGTAAATACGTGACCTTGGCTGAAACCATCCGTGGCTTCAAGATGATTGTGAACGGTGAGTGCGATCACTTGCCAGAACAAGCCTTCTACATGGTCGGTACCATCGACGAAGCGTTCGAAAAAGCTAAGAAGATCTGAGAGATCCTATGAGTACCATCCACGTAGATGTTGTCAGCGCAGAAGAGTCCATCTTCTCGGGCGAAGCCACTTTTGTGGCTTTGCCAGGCGAAGCGGGCGAGCTCGGTATCTATCCGCGCCACACGCCGCTGATTTCACGCATCCGTCCAGGTTCGGTGCGCATCCACACAGCTGATGGTGGGGAAGAGTTTGTTTTCGTAGCAGGCGGCATTCTTGAAGTGCAACCTGACTGCGTCACCGTCATGTCTGACACCGCTGTGCGCGGCAAAGACATGGACGAAGAAAAAGCAAACGCAGCCAAACTTGCAGCTGAAGAAGCCGTGAAGAACGCAAAATCAGAAGTTGATTTGGCCCGTGCTCGCTCTGAGTTGGCCATCTTGGCCGCTGAATTGTCGGCCTTGCGCCGCTACCGCGCCCACAAGTAATTGCTGTGCGCGTCAGCGTTCAAAAGCCCCTCCCTCACGGTTGGGGCTTTTTTATTGCCCCAAAATGAGTGGACAATTTGCCCATGCCTAAAGCCAAACTCCGAGCTGCCACTGTGGGCGGTACAGCAGACGCCATTGAAGCCCAGTTCTATGAAGCCTTGCAAACCGGCGACATTGAAAAACTCATGAGCTGCTGGGCGGACGAAGACGATATTGTCTGCGTACATCCAGGTGGCCCGCGACTTGTTGGCAGTGCCAGTATTCGTGCTGCATTTGAAGCGATGTTTGCCAATGGCACCATCGCGGCGCGGCCAGAGCACATTTGCAAAGTCGAGTCACTCACCAGCGCCATGCACAACGTGATTGAGCGCATCGCCTTGCTCACCACGGACGGCACACAAGAAGCTGCGGTGGTTGCCACCAATGTGTATCAGCGCACAGCGCAAGGTTGGCGGATGGTGGCACACCATGCCAGCCCAGGAACCGCGCCCACACACGCAGAAGCCCACGCCGCGCCACAGGTTCTGCATTGATTTGGGATTACAAATCCCCTTGGTGGTTGCCAGGGGGTAATGCGCAAACCATTTACTCGGCAAAACTCGCCCGACGCTATGTTGGCCCCAAGCCCCGTTGGGCTCGTGAGCGCTGGGACACGCCAGATGGCGACTTTGTCGATGTCGATTGGCACTTGTCTACTGTTGATCTGCCTGATGACGCCCCCTTATTGGTGCTTTTTCATGGGCTGGAAGGGTCATCGAGTAGCCACTACGCGCAAGCTTTTGCACAAGAAGCACAGCTCCGGGGTTGGCACATGGCTGTGCCTCATTTCAGAGGTTGCAGCGGTGAAATCAATTGGGCACCCAGGGCCTATCACTCGGGTGATTTCGAAGAAGTGGACTGGATGCTCAAGCGTTTTCATGCAGAACACGCGGGGGCTATCTTTGCCGCAGGTGTTTCCCTTGGCGGGAACGCACTCATGCGTTGGGCAGGCGAAATGGGCCAAGCCGCCACACAAGTCGTCAACGGGGTGACATCCATCTGTTCGCCAATCGACTTGACAGCAAGCGGCAACGCTATTGATACAGGATTCAACAAGGCGGTCTATGCCCGCATGTTCTTGGCCACGATGAAGCCACGCGCCATGCAAAAGCTACAGCAGTACCCGAACTTATTTGATCCCCAAGAATTAATGGCGGCAGACACCCTGTACGCATTTGATGATGTCTTTACAGCGCCCTTGCATGGGTTTAGAGGTACAGATGATTATTGGGACAGGGCAAGTGCAAAGCCAGGTTTGTCACGCATTCAGGTGCCGGCTTTGGTGTTGAATGCCCGTAACGATCCGTTTGTCCCCGCTAGTTGCTTGCCTACGCAAGACCAAGTGAGTGACCATGTCACACTCTGGCAACCTGACCAAGGTGGGCACGTTGGTTTTGCGTCTGGCCGCTTTCCTGCCGATTTGCAAGAAATGCCTTGGGCCGTGATGGAGTGGATGACACAACATGGATGATCTCGTCAAGCAAGCCATGGCCAAATGGCCAAATGTGCCCGACTGCTACGGTTGGTTGGGCTTGGACGCGCGCGGTGATTGGTACATGCGTGATGACCAAACTCAAGCAAAAGGTAGCTTTGTACAAAGCAAAGGGTCGAGGCTCACACACGAAAAGCTAGTCGCCTTCATTGGGCGAAACTATGCGAGTGACGCGCAGGGGCAATGGTATTTTCAAAATGGTCCACAGCGTGTTTATGTTGAGCTAGAAGCAACGCCTTGGGTCTGGCGATTGCAACCAGACGGATCGATTCAATCACACACAGGTGTGTCCGCGCGAATGCAACGCTGCATCATGGATGACCATGGACGCGTGTACCTCGACACAGAGCAAGGCTTTGGCTTGGTACATACCCAAGACATGTTGCAAGCGGCAGAGCTCATCGAGGCTGGGCTGTGGGTGCCGCAAGAACTAGAAACAAGAGCGTTACCACAGCGGTTCGGCTATGTAAGAAGCCCACAGCAAGCACGCAATGGGTGAAAACAAAAAAGCCGCTCATGGAGCGGCTTTTTGAAATACAACTGTGCTTATTTCGCTTCGGGCTTTTTCGGTTCAGCAAACTTAGCACCGGCAGCGTTCGCCATATAGGCAACACCGCGGCCCACTTCGTAGTCTTCAAAGTTGCCGCCGCCCTGTGGGCCCATATTGCCTTTGCCCTTGAGTGCAGAAGTCATCAACGCATCAAAGCCTTTCGCAATGCGTGGACCCCAAGCAGCCGCATCGCCAAATTTAGGAGAGCCTGCAGCTCCCGTGGCATGGCAAGTCGAGCATTGAGCTTTGAACACTTCTTCGCCAGAACGTGCAGCACGGTTGGCATCCTTAATTTCAACTGCGCCCACCTTTTGAATACGAGCCTCAACAGCTTCGTTGGGGTTTGAGGTGGTGACGACTTGAGGACGGAAAGAGGCGGCAATGTAAGCAACCAAGCCAACAACTACCAACACGGGCAAGACAAATGTCTTCATCGTGGACGAGAAAACTTGTGAAGTTGAGTGCGATTGATCGTGGTTGTCGTGGCTCATTTTTAAATCCTGTGGACTATCTCTAAAACTGCGGAAATTATAGCGGCGCCCCTACAATCAACAGCTGACAAAGTGCGGCTGTAGCTCAGTGGATAGAGTATTGGCCTCCGAAGCCAAGGGTCGTGGGTTCGATCCCCGCCAGCCGCACCACATGTGTCAATCAGAAGTTGCTTGCTTTAACGCCAGCGCACGGTCATACAGTGCATTTTTTGCCTCACCGCTGATTTCAGCCGCGACCTTCACTGCGGTCTTGAGTGGCAACTCTTGCATCAAAATTTTCAGCAAACGGTCGTTGTCAGATCCTGCTGCAAGCACTTGAGGTTGCGCGTGTACCACCAAAGCAAATTCGCCGCGCGTACGCTGAGGATGGCCCTGTAACCAAGTGCTCAGGTCTTGTGCGGCAACTGTGGCAATTTCTTCAAACTGCTTTGTTAGCTCACGCCCAATCGTGACGTGCCGCGCACCCAAAGCCCCCAGCGCAGTGGCGAGGGCCTCAATGCGGTGTGGGGCCTCAAGTAGCACTTGCGTGCGTGGCTCTTGACTCACTACTTCAACAGCATGGCTGCGCTCAGTGGCCTTTGATGGCAAGAAGCCAACAAACACAAAGCCCGACGAGTCTGGGGCTGGCGTGCCAGAAGCACTCAGCAGTGATGTCACGCTGCTGGCGCCAGGCAAAGGAATCACCCGCAAACCGGCGCTTTGAACTTGCCAGGCTAAACGTGCGCCCGGGTCACTCACGGCGGGGGTGCCAGCATCGCTCACGTAAGCCACGCGCTGCCCTGCATGCAAACGACGAATCACCTCTTGCGCCGCCTCTGCTTCGTTGTGCTGGTGCACAGCCAGCCAGTGAGAAGCTTGTTTGTCGATGCCGTAGGCGCGCAGCAAAGTTTGTGAGTGGCGCGTGTCCTCGCAAGCCAGTGTGTCGCAAAGACTCAGCACATGCAGCGCACGCAAGCTGATGTCGGCCAAATTGCCAATAGGCGTGGCCACCACATAAAGCGTACCTGTGGGATGGTTCTGGGCGGCTGTGGCGGCGTGTGCGGCCGACAAAGCAGTGTCAAAGTTGGTGTTCATCAAGGAGGTGCTGTGAACAAACCCGATGGCCATAAGCAAATGCATACGCAATTGCTAATTACCACCAAGCAAAAGGGGGATGCAGCCGAAGACCGCGCGTTGCACTATTTACAAACCCAAGGTTTGAAACTCGTACAACGCAATTATCGGACGCCTGGTCGGGGCGGTGGAGAGATAGATTTGATCATGCAAGCCAGCGATGGCACCTTGGTGTTCGTCGAAGTCAGGAAACGCGCCAGCAGCGAGCACGGCGGAGCCGTAGCCAGCGTGACACAGTCCAAGCGACGGCGAATCGTGTTTGCAGCTCGCCACTACCTGTTGAAACTGCGACACATACCCCCATGTCGGTTTGATGTCGTGGCGCTCCAAGGTGAAGGGCTAGAGTGGCTCAAAGCCGCATTTGACGCAGATTGAGCAAAGCGCATCACGCAGTCACAAAAGGTATCATTGAGCCATGCTTGAGCAACGTATTGAACAACACTTCATCGACTCAGCCGACCTGAAATATCAGGCCGCGCAAGTCCTGTCCAAACCCATCGCGGCGGCCGTGTCAGCGGTGCTCGCCAGCGTCACCAGTGGTGGCAAAGTGCTGGCGTGTGGCAATGGGGGCTCTGCCGCCGATGCACAACACTTTGCCGCTGAGTTTGTGGGGCGATTTGAGCGTGAACGTCCAGAGCTGGGCGCCATTGCACTCACCACGGATAGCTCCATCCTCACGGCTGTGGCCAACGATTACAGCTACGAACAAATTTTTGCCAAACAAGTCCGCGCTTTGGGGCAGTCGGGCGATGTGCTGTTGGCCATCACCACCAGCGGCAGCTCTCCCAATGTGTTGGCAGCAATTCAAGCGGCCCATGAACGTGACATGACCGTGGTGGCTCTCACCGGCAAAGGCGGCGGCAAGATGAACCAAGCCTTGCGCGAAACCGATGTTCATATTTGCGTGCCGCACGACCGTACCGCACGAATTCAAGAAGTCCACTTGCTCGCCATCCATTGCATTTGCGATGGTGTCGATGCGCAATTGTTGGGTGACACAGAGGGTAAAGAATGAAATTGTTGAACAAATCAACTGCATCGTTGTTGTCCACATTGGTCATGTGTTTAGGCCTTGCCTCGTGCGCCGCACCTTTGATGTTTGGTGGCGTTATCGGTGGAGCCATGGTGGCTAGCGACCGTCGCTCGACAGGCATCCAAGTCGAAGACGAAGGCATTGAGCAACGCAGCGCGACGGCCATTCGCGAAAACTTTGGCAGCAAAGAGCATGTCAGCATCACCAGCTACAACCGTCAGGTGTTGATCACAGGTCAAGTGTCGAACGACACGGTGCGTCGCCAAGTTGAATCATTGATCGGCCGTGTAGAAAACGTACGCGCCGTGGTGAATGAGTTGACCATTGGTCCAGCCTCAACTGCTGGTGATCGCGCGAGCGATGCCTTACTGGTCGCCAAAGTGAAAGCCTCCATGGTGGACACGGAAGATGTCTTTGCCAACATCTTCAAAGTGGTGGGTGAGCGCGGCACGATTTACCTGATGGGGCGAGTCACACAACGTGAGTCACAGCGCGCGACAGACGTCGTGCGAGGTGTGAGCGGTGTCAAGCGTGTGGTGCGCGTGTTTGAATACATCACAGAAGATGAATTGCGCGCCATGCAACCCAAACGCAGCAGCACTTCACAGTCGGTCGATCTCAATGCGCCCAAACCAACGACCTCGCAACAACCCGTTGTCACGCCCATCAAATAAGCGGTACGACGGTCATAAAAAAAGCCCCGCATGCGGGGCTTTTTGCTGCGCGCTTGCTTAGCGTAAACGCTTGATCAGGCTAGATGTGTCCCAACGGTTGCCGCCCATCTTTTGCACGTCACCGTAGAACTGATCAACCATTTGTGTCACGGGCAGTACGGCGCCGTTGCGCTTGGCTTCGTCAAAGACGAGGCCCAAATCTTTGCGCATCCAGTCCACGGCAAAGCCAAAGTCAAATTTGTCGGCCACCATGGTCTTGCCACGGTTGTCCATTTGCCAGCTTTGCGCGGCGCCTTTGCCAATCACGTCGAGCACAAGGTTCATGTCGAGGCCTGCTTTTTGGCCGAAGGCAATTGCTTCGCTCAGGCCTTGCACCAAGCCAGCGATACAGATTTGGTTCACCATCTTGGTTAGCTGACCAGCGCCTGGCTCGCCCATCAAGGTGAAGGCGCGAGAGAAAGCCATGGCGACAGGTTTGACGCGTTCGAATACGAGCGCATCGCCACCGCACATCACAGTGAGCATGCCGTTTTGTGCGCCACCTTGACCGCCTGACACGGGGGCGTCGATGAAATGAATGCCGAGGTTTTTAGCCGCTGTGTAGATCTCTCGGGCCACATCAGCAGAGGCCGTGGTGTGGTCCACCAACACCGTGCCTGGTTCCATGCCTGCCAGCATGCCGTCAGCACCAAACACCACCGAGCGCAAATCGTCGTCATTGCCCACGCAGCAAAACACAATGCTGGCGCCTTTGGCGGCTTCGCGTGGGGTCAGTGCGCTCTTGGGGGCTTTGCTGTTGGCAAACTCTTTCACCCAAGCTTCGGCCTTGGCGGGGGAGCGGTTGTACACCGTCACCGCATGGCCTGCGATGGCCAAGTGGCCGGCCATGGGGTAGCCCATCACGCCCATGCCGATGAAGGCAACGTGGGCAGAAGCGGCGGGTTCGTAGGTTTTGGCGTTGATGCTAGACATGTGTGTGTACCAGTAGAGGGTTGAACTGCGCTGCATCATAGGGGTAGACCAACGCCCACACATGTCACACAGGTAACCCGTGCGCGCCTTGTTAAAGTAGCCCCAACATGAGCAATTCAGACCACGTCTTACGTGACAACCTTCACACGGTTCAAGCGCGCATCACAGCAGCTTGCGCAGCCAGTGGCCGCGGGGCTGACAGCGTGCAGTTGTTAGCCGTGTCCAAAACCTTCGGTGCAGACGATGTACGCCAAGTCGCCGCCTGCGGTCAACGTGACTTTGGCGAAAACTACATCCAAGAAGGCGTGGACAAAATCACCGCCTTGCAAGCTGTTCAGCCCGCATTGGTCTGGCACTGCATTGGCCCCATCCAAAGCAACAAAACCAAACTGGTGGCCGAGCACTTTGACTGGGCGCACACGGTGGACCGTTTGAAGATTGCGCAGCGGTTGAGCGACCAACGCCCCGCACACCTAGCGCCGCTCAACGTGTGCCTGCAAGTCAACATCGACGGTGGCGAAACCAAATCAGGCATTGCCCCTACGGATGTGTTGGTGCTGGCCACCGAAGTAGCCAAGCTGCCTCGCTTGGTGTTGCGGGGCCTGATGACCATCCCCGACCCCGTGGAAGGCTTTGAGGCGCAAGTGGCGGTGCATGCCAAAGCACGCGCCTTGTTTGACAAGGTGAAAGCCGCATTGAACTTGCCCCAGTTCGACACTCTGTCGATGGGCATGACGGGCGACCTAGAAGCCGCCGTGAAGGCGGGCAGCACGATGGTGCGGGTGGGGACGGCGATATTTGGTGGGCGCAATTACAGCAAATAGTGAATTCTTTTGTATGTAAAAATAAGGTTTGTTCAGTGTTGTTCCACAGGCAAACATAGCTGCCGACAATAAATTTATTGGAGTTTTATATGGGTAAAGCGGTTTCACTTTTCTTTGTCTCAATAGCTTTGTTTCTAACGGGATGTGCTTCTTCAAAAGTCTCATCTCTTCCGGTTTCAAATCAAGCAAAGCACACGGTAAAAGTAATTGCCTTTGCTCCGGGTGGAGGCCTGTTAGCAGACTCCGTTGGCGTTGAGTTGTCGAACCGTGGTTTTACCGTCATTGATGCCTCAACGACATCAAGCATGATGGTTCGCCTTAATTTGAATGAAATCGAAATTGCACGTCCAGAAGGCTTGGCTAAATTTAAAAACCAAGGTATCGATGCAATTTTGACTGTGCGTGGAGGTGGAGGTTATGACGAATTGCCGCAAAGTGCTAGCGCCAGAATGAACAGCACGCACAATGGACAAGTCTTAGCAGGCGTAACTTGGCAAAACGGCTTTGGTGGTGCTGCAGGTTCACCTGCAGACAGGCTTATGCGAAAAGGGCTAGCTGAGGCGGCCGCTGAAATTGCAACTGCTCTGGCAGAGAGAGTTAAGTAAAAGCACTGGAGATGCTTTGTTTAAATGCTGTTGAGTTATATTTCATTAAGGACTTGCTCAAACATAACGTCCGATTTTTGATAGTTGGTGGGCATGCTGTGATTTATTACGGACATGTTCGCGTCACTAAAGACTTAGATCTTCTGATTGATACTAGCAGCAGAAATATCCATCAATTACGTCTCGCATTCGCTGCTATGGGCATTGAGCTTGATGACAAGCAAGTCAAACGAATGGGCGCTCCGAAGGCAATCATTCCAATTCATTCGTTTCGCATCGAGTTGCTGACTTCTATAGACGGCATTTCATTCAGTGAGGCATACAGCAAGGCTCTCTTTCTTATGAAAGAGGGCATGAAAATACCTATGATTTCTTTTCCGCACTTGCTGGAGTCAAAGAGAGCGGCCAATCGTGAAAGAGATCTAGAAGACGTCAAGACTCTTCTAGAAATAAACCGAGCTTAAAACCTCGGCAAATCCGGATGCTTAATCTGCCCCGCACGCACCAACATCTTGCCGTATTCGGCGCAGCGGTGCAGGGTGGGGATGACCTTGCCGGGGTTGAGTAGCCCCTTGCTGTCAAAGGCGCGCTTCACGCCAAACATCTGTTCGTTTTCTTCGGCGCTGAACTGCACGCACATGCTGTTCACCTTCTCGATGCCCACGCCGTGCTCGCCCGTGACCGTGCCGCCCATGGCCACGCTGGTTTCCAAAATGTCTGCGCCAAACTGTTCGCAGCGGTGCATTTGGTCGGGGTCGTTTGCATCAAACAGAATCAGTGGGTGCAAGTTGCCATCGCCTGCGTGGAACACGTTCAAGCAGCGCAGCTGGTATTTCTTTTCCATCTCTTGAATGGCTTGCAAAATGTCGGCCAAACGCTTGCGCGGGATGGTGCTGTCCATGCACATGTAGTCGGGGCTGATGCGGCCCGAAGCGGGGAACGCGTTTTTGCGGCCGCTCCAAAACTTCATGCGTTGCGCTTCGTCACGGCTCACGGTGATGGCGGTTGCGCCGCAGCCGCGCAGCACTTCGCTCATGCGGCCAATTTCTTCTTCCACTTCTTCGGGCGTGCCGTCGCTCTCGCACAGCAAAATTGCGGCGGCGCTCAGGTCGTAGTCGGCGTGCACAAAGTCTTCCACGGCGGCGGTCATGGGGCCATCCATCATTTCTAAGCCGGCCGGGATGATGCCTGCGGCAATCACCGCTGCCACGGCATCACCCGCTTTGCGCACATCGTCAAAGCTGGCCATGATGCAGCGTGCCAGTTGTGGCTTGGGTACGAGCTTGACGGTCACTTCGGTCGTCACGGCCAACATGCCTTCGCTGCCCACCACCACGGGCAATAGGTCGAGGCCCGGTGTGTCGAGTGCATCGCTGCCAAACTCAATCGGCTCGCCTTCGATGGTGAAGCCCTTCACCTTGAGCACGTTGTGCACGGTGAGGCCGTATTTCAAACAATGCACGCCACCCGAGTTCTCGGCCACGTTGCCACCGATGGTGCAAGCAATTTGGCTGGATGGATCTGGTGCGTAGTACAGCCCGTATTGCGACACCGCTTCGCTGATGGCGAGGTTGCGCACACCGCACTGCACCACCGCAGTTCGGGCGACGGGGTCGATGTTGAGGATTTGGTTGAACTTGGCCAATGACAGCGTCACGCCCATGGTGTGCGGCATCGCGCCACCCGACAAGCCCGTGCCTGCGCCTCGTGCGACCACGGGCACATCGAGTGCGTAACAGGT
This window harbors:
- a CDS encoding BON domain-containing protein, producing MKLLNKSTASLLSTLVMCLGLASCAAPLMFGGVIGGAMVASDRRSTGIQVEDEGIEQRSATAIRENFGSKEHVSITSYNRQVLITGQVSNDTVRRQVESLIGRVENVRAVVNELTIGPASTAGDRASDALLVAKVKASMVDTEDVFANIFKVVGERGTIYLMGRVTQRESQRATDVVRGVSGVKRVVRVFEYITEDELRAMQPKRSSTSQSVDLNAPKPTTSQQPVVTPIK
- a CDS encoding YggS family pyridoxal phosphate-dependent enzyme; the encoded protein is MSNSDHVLRDNLHTVQARITAACAASGRGADSVQLLAVSKTFGADDVRQVAACGQRDFGENYIQEGVDKITALQAVQPALVWHCIGPIQSNKTKLVAEHFDWAHTVDRLKIAQRLSDQRPAHLAPLNVCLQVNIDGGETKSGIAPTDVLVLATEVAKLPRLVLRGLMTIPDPVEGFEAQVAVHAKARALFDKVKAALNLPQFDTLSMGMTGDLEAAVKAGSTMVRVGTAIFGGRNYSK
- a CDS encoding phosphoheptose isomerase, encoding MLEQRIEQHFIDSADLKYQAAQVLSKPIAAAVSAVLASVTSGGKVLACGNGGSAADAQHFAAEFVGRFERERPELGAIALTTDSSILTAVANDYSYEQIFAKQVRALGQSGDVLLAITTSGSSPNVLAAIQAAHERDMTVVALTGKGGGKMNQALRETDVHICVPHDRTARIQEVHLLAIHCICDGVDAQLLGDTEGKE
- a CDS encoding NAD(P)-dependent oxidoreductase, whose product is MSSINAKTYEPAASAHVAFIGMGVMGYPMAGHLAIAGHAVTVYNRSPAKAEAWVKEFANSKAPKSALTPREAAKGASIVFCCVGNDDDLRSVVFGADGMLAGMEPGTVLVDHTTASADVAREIYTAAKNLGIHFIDAPVSGGQGGAQNGMLTVMCGGDALVFERVKPVAMAFSRAFTLMGEPGAGQLTKMVNQICIAGLVQGLSEAIAFGQKAGLDMNLVLDVIGKGAAQSWQMDNRGKTMVADKFDFGFAVDWMRKDLGLVFDEAKRNGAVLPVTQMVDQFYGDVQKMGGNRWDTSSLIKRLR
- a CDS encoding nucleotidyltransferase, encoding MLCLNAVELYFIKDLLKHNVRFLIVGGHAVIYYGHVRVTKDLDLLIDTSSRNIHQLRLAFAAMGIELDDKQVKRMGAPKAIIPIHSFRIELLTSIDGISFSEAYSKALFLMKEGMKIPMISFPHLLESKRAANRERDLEDVKTLLEINRA
- a CDS encoding YraN family protein, giving the protein MHTQLLITTKQKGDAAEDRALHYLQTQGLKLVQRNYRTPGRGGGEIDLIMQASDGTLVFVEVRKRASSEHGGAVASVTQSKRRRIVFAARHYLLKLRHIPPCRFDVVALQGEGLEWLKAAFDAD
- the rsmI gene encoding 16S rRNA (cytidine(1402)-2'-O)-methyltransferase codes for the protein MNTNFDTALSAAHAATAAQNHPTGTLYVVATPIGNLADISLRALHVLSLCDTLACEDTRHSQTLLRAYGIDKQASHWLAVHQHNEAEAAQEVIRRLHAGQRVAYVSDAGTPAVSDPGARLAWQVQSAGLRVIPLPGASSVTSLLSASGTPAPDSSGFVFVGFLPSKATERSHAVEVVSQEPRTQVLLEAPHRIEALATALGALGARHVTIGRELTKQFEEIATVAAQDLSTWLQGHPQRTRGEFALVVHAQPQVLAAGSDNDRLLKILMQELPLKTAVKVAAEISGEAKNALYDRALALKQATSD
- a CDS encoding c-type cytochrome — its product is MSHDNHDQSHSTSQVFSSTMKTFVLPVLVVVGLVAYIAASFRPQVVTTSNPNEAVEARIQKVGAVEIKDANRAARSGEEVFKAQCSTCHATGAAGSPKFGDAAAWGPRIAKGFDALMTSALKGKGNMGPQGGGNFEDYEVGRGVAYMANAAGAKFAEPKKPEAK